The nucleotide sequence CGCATCCGCCTACACGGTGTTTCCGCGCTCGAAATTCCACATCGTCGGCCCCATCATCGGGCTGGTTGCGACGCTGGCGCCGACCATCGGGCCGACGGTCGGCGGATTCATCACCGACATGATGTCGTGGCACTGGCTGTTCTTCATCAACGTCGTTCCCGGCATCGGCATCACCATCGGCGTGCTGGCGCTGGTCGATTTCGACCGGCCGAACTTTGCCCTGCTCGAGCATTTCGACTGGTGGGGCCTGCTGTTCATGGCGGGCTTCCTCGGCACGCTCGAATATGTGCTGGAAGAGGGACCGCAGTCGCAATGGCTGGAGGACACCTCGGTCGCGGTCTGCGCGGCGATCTGCGCGGTATCGGCGATCGCCTTTTTCTGGCGCGTGCTCACCGCGCGCGAGCCGATCGTCGACCTCAGAACCTTTACAGACCGCAATTTCAGCGTCGGTTGCCTGATCTCGTTCTGCGTCGGCATCGGTCTTTATGGCCTCACCTACATGTATCCGCGCTATCTCGCCGAAGTGCGCGGCTACAGCCCGTTGATGATTGGTGAGACGATGTTCGTCTCCGGCATCACCATGTTCCTGGCCGCGCCGCTCGTCGGACGGCTGATGGTGAAATACGATATGCGCTATTTGATCGCGATCGGCCTCGTGCTGTTTGCGCTCGGCTCCTACCAGATGACGTGGATCACGAAGGAATATGATTTCTACGAATTGCTGCTGCCGCAGATCCTGCGCGGCTCCGGCATGATACTCGTGATTGTGCCGACCAACACGACCGCGCTCGGCACGCTGGCGCCGGAGCGGGTGAAGAACGCCTCCGGCCTGTTCAACCTGACGCGCAATCTCGGCGGCGCGATGGGGCTGGCCGTCATCAACCAGGTGCTGAACGAACGCACCGACCTTCACATCTCGCGCCTGCACGACCGCGTCACCTGGGGCAATGCCACCGCGGTCGAGACGCTCAACATGTTGACCCAGCGCCTGCAGGGCATGGGCGATTCGGCGCTGATGGCGATGAAGCAATTGTCGCAGATCGTGCACCGCCAGGCCGTGGTGATGGGCTATGGCGACGCCTTCTTCATGCTGGCCGTGTTCTATTTCGGCCTCAGCCTGCTCGTGCTGGTCCTGAAAAAGCCGTCTGCGACAGTGGTCGGCGACGACGCGCATTAGCGAGCGTGGCAATACGCGATCACGCTGATGTCATGTTGCAAATCACCCGCGACGCATTTATAAGCAGCGCATTGTCGCTCGAACCGGGGAGATTTGCATGATGTCGATGTATTCGCAGATCGCACCCTCGCGTCCGATGCCCGTGCTGGATTTTCGGTCGCTTGGCTGACCGCGATCACTACCAGCCCTGATCGGGCCTGACGTCCCGATCTCTAAGCTTCCCAACGACTTATCGATATTTTTCCAACGACGCGTGCGTTCGGCTTCCAGCCGCCCGCGCGTCCATTCAGATGGAGCCGGCGTTTGCGTGAGCGCAGCCGGATGACGCCATGACCGCTCTTAAAGACAAGCGTCCCGCCGCGATCCGCGTGGTGATCCCGTTCGTGTTCCGCCACTGGCTGCAACAGCCCGGCCGCGCCGCTGTCGTTGCCGGCGGCCTGCTCGGCGCGACCGCGGCCGACCTGTTCATGCCGGTCTTCTCCGGCCGTCTGGTCGATGCGCTGACGCTGGGCACGTCTGACCCGGCGGCGCGGCAGGCGGCGTTCGCAGCCTTCGGCGGAATCGTGGCGCTCGGCCTGATGTCGATGGTCCTGCGGCTGACCGGCCTGCAGGCGATCGTGCCGTTCACGCTGAAGACGATGTCCGACGTGTCGCGCGACGCGTTCGCGCGCGTGCAGCGCTTCTCCACCGACTGGCACGCCAATTCATTTGCCGGCTCGACCGTGCGCAAGATTACGCGCGGCATGTGGGCGCTCGACCTGCTCAACGACACCATCCTGATGGCGCTGGCGCCCTCGCTGCTGGTGCTGCTGGGCTCGATGATCCTGCTCGGGCTGCACTGGCCCGTGCTCGGCGCGGTCATCGCGGTGGGCACGGTGGTCTACGTGTCGATGACGCTGGCGTTCTCGGTCAACTACATCGCGCCTGCCGCGCGCGTCTCCAATGCCTGGGACACCAAGGTTGGCGGCACGCTGGCGGATGCCCTGACCTGCAACGCGGTGGTGAAATCGTTCGGCGCGGAAGCGCGCGAGGATGCGCGGCTGGCCGGCGTCGTCGGCCGGTGGCGCACGCGCGTGCGGCGGACGTGGTATCGCTACAATTACACGTCGACAGCACAGCTCGCTGTGTTGTTGTGCTTTCGCGCGTCGGTGATCGGCGGCGCAATCCTGCTGTGGATCGCCGGCCGCGCCACGCCGGGTGACGTCACCTATGTGCTGACCAGCTACTACATCATCCACGCGTACCTGCGCGATGTCGGCATGCACATCAACAATCTGCAGCGTTCGGTGAACGACATGGAGGAACTCGTCGCGATCCATGGCGAGCCGATCGGCATTGCCGATGCGTCAGATGCGAAGCCGATCGATATCCAGGGCGGCCGCATCGTCTTCGACGACGTGACGTTCCATTATGGCGGACATCGCGAGCCTCTGTATGACGGCCTGTCGGTGGAGATCCGCGCCGGCGAGCGGGTTGGCCTGGTCGGCCGTTCCGGCTCCGGCAAGACCACCTTCGTCAAGCTGGTGCAGCGGCTCTACGACGTCAGCGGCGGCAAGATCCTGATCGACGGTCAGGACATCGCGCAGGCGACGCAGGATTCGCTGCGCAGCCAGATTGCGATCGTGCAGCAGGAGCCGATCCTGTTTCACCGCACGCTGGCCGAGAACATCGCCTATGGCCGGCCGGGCGCCAGCATGAGTGCGATCGAGCAGGCGGCGCGGCTCGCCAACGCGCATGACTTCATCCTGCGGCTGCCGAAAGGCTACGGCACGCTGGTCGGCGAACGCGGCGTCAAGCTGTCGGGCGGTGAGCGGCAGCGCGTCGCGCTGGCGCGCGCGTTCCTGGCGGACGCGCCGGTGCTGATCCTGGACGAGGCGACCTCGAGCCTCGATTCGGAATCGGAAGGCCTGATCCAGCAGGCGATGGAGCGGCTGATGAAAGGGCGCACCTCGATCGTGATCGCGCACCGGCTGTCGACGGTACGCAGCCTCGACCGCATCCTGGTGTTCGATCGCGGCAAGATCGTCGAGCAGGGCACGCATGCGATGCTGACGGCGCGTCCCGGCGGCGTCTATCGCGGCCTGTTCGAGTTGCAGGCAACCGAGTTCGGTCGCGTCTCGGCGGCGGAATGAGCTTGCGCATTCTTGCTAACCCCATCGATAGCGGAATATATTTCGGCCGTCGATGGGGCGTATGCGATGCGCTGGTTTGGAAAAGAGCGGAAGCCGGACGTCTGGGAAACGGCGGACTTTCAACCGGCCGGGGACATCGAAGCGGCGCACGCCATCCGCGACATTTGCACGTCGGCCGCGGCGATCGTCGAACATATGGCGAGCGTTCGCGGCCACAAGTCGGAACAGGAGCGAGCCTCCGGCGCCGAGCGATACCAGGCCGCCATCAAATGCGCGCTCGAGATCGCACAGAAAATATCCGACGATGCCATGCGTGATGTTGCGGTCAGCCAGATCATCAGTTTATGCATCGAGGTGAATCACCTGAAGACGGCCCGGGTGCTGCTTCGGGCCATTCATTTGGACAAGATGCGAGCCGAACTGGTTGCGGAATATCCGGCGCTGATCGATCAGGACGCAGCCAACTGAGGCGGCTCGCGATCGCGTTGCGGCA is from Bradyrhizobium sp. AZCC 2176 and encodes:
- a CDS encoding DHA2 family efflux MFS transporter permease subunit, translated to MADATAASPSAMNAANDALERIPPRRLFAFLIMVFGMFMSILDIQVVSASLQQIQAGLSASSSEVSWVQTSYLIAEVIAIPLSGFLSRAFGTRLLFAISASGFTVASLFCGFASTIEQMILWRAIQGFLGAGMIPTVFASAYTVFPRSKFHIVGPIIGLVATLAPTIGPTVGGFITDMMSWHWLFFINVVPGIGITIGVLALVDFDRPNFALLEHFDWWGLLFMAGFLGTLEYVLEEGPQSQWLEDTSVAVCAAICAVSAIAFFWRVLTAREPIVDLRTFTDRNFSVGCLISFCVGIGLYGLTYMYPRYLAEVRGYSPLMIGETMFVSGITMFLAAPLVGRLMVKYDMRYLIAIGLVLFALGSYQMTWITKEYDFYELLLPQILRGSGMILVIVPTNTTALGTLAPERVKNASGLFNLTRNLGGAMGLAVINQVLNERTDLHISRLHDRVTWGNATAVETLNMLTQRLQGMGDSALMAMKQLSQIVHRQAVVMGYGDAFFMLAVFYFGLSLLVLVLKKPSATVVGDDAH
- a CDS encoding ABC transporter ATP-binding protein; translated protein: MTALKDKRPAAIRVVIPFVFRHWLQQPGRAAVVAGGLLGATAADLFMPVFSGRLVDALTLGTSDPAARQAAFAAFGGIVALGLMSMVLRLTGLQAIVPFTLKTMSDVSRDAFARVQRFSTDWHANSFAGSTVRKITRGMWALDLLNDTILMALAPSLLVLLGSMILLGLHWPVLGAVIAVGTVVYVSMTLAFSVNYIAPAARVSNAWDTKVGGTLADALTCNAVVKSFGAEAREDARLAGVVGRWRTRVRRTWYRYNYTSTAQLAVLLCFRASVIGGAILLWIAGRATPGDVTYVLTSYYIIHAYLRDVGMHINNLQRSVNDMEELVAIHGEPIGIADASDAKPIDIQGGRIVFDDVTFHYGGHREPLYDGLSVEIRAGERVGLVGRSGSGKTTFVKLVQRLYDVSGGKILIDGQDIAQATQDSLRSQIAIVQQEPILFHRTLAENIAYGRPGASMSAIEQAARLANAHDFILRLPKGYGTLVGERGVKLSGGERQRVALARAFLADAPVLILDEATSSLDSESEGLIQQAMERLMKGRTSIVIAHRLSTVRSLDRILVFDRGKIVEQGTHAMLTARPGGVYRGLFELQATEFGRVSAAE